From the genome of Agromyces badenianii:
CGTCGTCGACGATCGCCGCAGCCCCGACCGGGAACTCCGAGTACGGCACGTAGGCCTTCGCCATCGCCTCGCGGGCGCGCCCGCGGAGCTCGTTCCAATCGATCGCATCCGTTGCGGTCATGGTGCTCCCCCGTTCCAGGATGAAGGTGTGCGGGCGCGCAGCGGCGCCCTCGTCAGGATTTGATGTACGGCTTGCCTGCGGCGGCCGGCCCTCGAACCTTGCCGACGAGGCCCGCGACCGCGAAGATCGTCACGACGTAGGGCAGCATGAGCATGAACTCGCTCGGCACGGGCGAGCCGATCACCGAGAGGGTGTTCTGCAGGTTCGATGCGAAGCCGAAGAGCAGCGCCGCGAGCGTCGCCTTGATCGGATCCCATTGCCCGAAGATGACGGCGGCCAGCGCGATGAAGCCCGCGCCCGCGGTCATCTCCTTGTTGAAGGCGATGCCCGAGCCGATCGTGAAGAACGTGCCGCCGAGACCGGCGATCGCACCCGCGAGGGCCACGTTCCAGAAGCGTGTGCGGTTGACGTTGATGCCCACGGTGTCGGCCGCCTGGGGGTGCTCGCCGACGGCGCGCAGACGCAGGCCCCACTTCGTGTGGAACAGTCCGATGTAGACCGCGGCGACCGCGATGTACATCAGGTAGACGACGACGGTCTGCCGGAAGAAGACCGGCCCGATGATCGGGATGTCGCCGAGCAGCGGGATCGGCCAGCGGTCGAAGCGCGGCGGTGTGTTCAGGAGCGCCGCGTTGGGGGCGAGCACCTGCGAGAAGAAGAAGCTCGTGAGGCCGGTGACGAGCACGTTGAGCACGACACCGACGATGACCTGGTCGACGAAGTACTTGATCGCGAAGGCGGCGAGCACGAAGGCGACGAGCATGCCGGCCACCATGGCCGCGAGGAGGCCGAACCACGGCTCGCCGGTCACCGAGGCGACGACGGCGGCCGTGAATGCGCCGGCGAGCAGCTGACCCTCGATGGCGATGTTGATCACGCCGACGCGTTCGCCGAGCACGCCCGCGAGCGAACCGAAGATGAGCGGCACGGCGAGGCTCAGCGAGCCGAAGAGCAGGCCGATCATCGGCAGCGAGGCTCCGGCGGCCGCCCACGTGAGGAAGCCGAACATGAAGAGGATCGCGAACACGACGATCGTCCAAAGCGGAAGACGTCGCTTCGAGGAGACGAGCCACGCGGAGTAGGCCGTGATGGCTGCGAGCAGGACCACGACCGTCCAGAGGGCGGGCATCGAAGGCACCGTCACCTCGGGCAGCTGCACCGCATCG
Proteins encoded in this window:
- a CDS encoding ABC transporter permease, which produces MSTTAEHHRTAPQPEALATTVVTSWKAPIAFAVFTLAALALAVFAPREGVTKFRLSAPTDAVQLPEVTVPSMPALWTVVVLLAAITAYSAWLVSSKRRLPLWTIVVFAILFMFGFLTWAAAGASLPMIGLLFGSLSLAVPLIFGSLAGVLGERVGVINIAIEGQLLAGAFTAAVVASVTGEPWFGLLAAMVAGMLVAFVLAAFAIKYFVDQVIVGVVLNVLVTGLTSFFFSQVLAPNAALLNTPPRFDRWPIPLLGDIPIIGPVFFRQTVVVYLMYIAVAAVYIGLFHTKWGLRLRAVGEHPQAADTVGINVNRTRFWNVALAGAIAGLGGTFFTIGSGIAFNKEMTAGAGFIALAAVIFGQWDPIKATLAALLFGFASNLQNTLSVIGSPVPSEFMLMLPYVVTIFAVAGLVGKVRGPAAAGKPYIKS